From Taeniopygia guttata chromosome 3, bTaeGut7.mat, whole genome shotgun sequence:
TCCCCGCTGCCCATGtgtggcaggaaagcccgagccgtGCTCCCCCCCGCTGCCCGTGCGTGTCAGGAAAGCCGAGCCGGGCTCTCCCCGCTGCCCATGTGTGGCAGGAAAGCTCGAGCCGTGCTCCCCCCGCCGCCACTGGAGCCGCcaccggagccgccgccgctcccgccgctaTCGGCGTAAGTCGGAGCCTCCTCCGCTTCCCCCTCCCGCCGCGGGGAAACCGAAGCCGCCGccaccgggagccgccgccgcgcgagttttaaaaactgcaaagcCACGCTGCCTGCGGCTACACGGAGCTGCGCagccttttaaaacattaactTAAGGGGTATTTTACTGTTCACTTGTCccatatttaaagttttcttaccgtattccaagtcagtgtccacaagttgttccaagaagtcagttacccgcgtgctaaaatatttatttcagtcctACCCCGAACTGAGTTTTTACCAAGTGTTTAAACCGGTCTTTCTCTCGACTGAACCTTGCCAACCTAAATGACCACACAGCGAACCGATCTGTGGGTTTTTCGGCTGGGAAATGAGTGAGCTCTCTTTTACttgttttcctgggctccccgagcccagAGCCGGTGAGGTTTACCAATTTCTCGAGTCCACGAGAACGTACCTTCCCTCCCCCGACCCGTCCGTGAGTGGATCCCTGTAaactcccagagtttcaggtcgTATGCGTGTTGTGAGTATACCCGAGTCCATTCGCTTCCCCCGTAGCCGACCACCGCCCTCTCGGGCTAGTGGAACTGCGGTTTATTGGGGTCCGCACTCGCGCCGTGGCTATGCCACGtctcactcaaacacacacccacccacgcGCCACCCAACCACGCAGTACTCACGGCTCCTTTTCCCGCGTGGATTCTTCGTGCACGTTGATTTTacgagtgaaaaattgctgcagcctcggagatttagctccgaattccgagagctctgggcccgtttatatcctttccttaatgtggctttttttgctgcttttggaatCTGGTTGGTTCCGTGGGGTTCTGCAGTCCTGTCCGGCTGCTAAAATCAGCAGGGCGCCGCCCGGATCCAGGAGAGGGAACTCCCAggatacccccaaaccagatcacgtcggggtcaccaagtttgttataaatgaaaatttgttcagccaaattaatatgaaaaataaaatatttattttacaatcaatttttatctagccagccacaaggaaagaacagagccgagcccggggtcggccctgggtgtgcaacaaagaggtcagcctcagcagaggttttcctctctgtCCACACGCCTCCATCCTggtacaagcagtttttatagggaaaattctgcctgaggctaAGATTTCaacaatcagtcttttcttctattcagagtccatatgttaataagattttcttttttggtgatgagggagaacaaatcactgtctggagtttgttgaatcctttgatggaatttacgggaacgctgtattcatatgtatctgcctcaggatttccatgatatctATCTCGGGTCATTCACGctaacgatcagcacctggggtttctgtatctctccagacatggcccatctcctggcgagtaccttcttacttgtaaatcagtttccaatctacacccggtctcacctgtGCTTGTGAGGGGGGAAATcttaatacaaacatgtatactctaacaaatattcaatatcacatatatcatattagaaatggcgcaaattatatctactacacataacagtgTACTTCAAAATGGCCATATGGCTTAAACGTTTCTTCCATTGCTGTGTGTATCTTTTTGCTCTGATGTGCATGTTCTTCATTttaggaaattaaaaacaacCCTGTTAATTTAATCACTGAAGAAGATTTAAAACAGGCTTCTTGTTTAGAGAACTCATATGctaataaaaaagacaaaaaggatgaaagaagaaaaaaggcaacAGGTAAAATATCAGTATTCAGcttaagctaaaaaaaaaaaacaaacaaaacaaacttgtTTTATCTTTGAAATACTCTCGTATAAAGATAGTATATTTTTTAGTCCATTACATGCTTCCAGTCCATTGCTTAAGATATTTAAGAAATAATCCAACTGCTTACCATTATACTGTGCATGTGCATACATGTCAGCTATGCCCATGAGAGCAATTTCAAACTTAGAAATGCAGACGAAGTACTATAAAAGTCTCTTGAGTTAGTTCAACACAAGGTAACTGTTTTTAGAAGCAAGAAATCCTGtgttcatttattattttatacagTATACTCACATAAGTCTGAATAAAACCAGTATTAACTCAGGGACCTCTGAACCATGATGTATTACACAGTATAGATAAAATTTTAGTCTCCATTTCTCGGGGGTCCAGGAAAATTAATATGTTTCTTATTATTAGTTTTGAGATGTTAATTCCATAATGGGGCTCtcgtgctgctgcagcacagctgagcaatCTTATGTTGAACTCACTTCCAGAGTGTTACTGTGCTGTAAGAGAATTAGAGCACTGATACATCTGGCTTGATTGAATAAACTCCTCTGTAAAGTAGAAtgttctactttttaaaaaaaaaaacatgagtGGGCCTGAGTTGACATGGAAATTAAACTTATTCTTACCACAAGAGATGGCAGATTTTTCTAGGCCATAGCTAAGGTAGAGAAGCATGGCTCTTTAATTAAAACTGTCATAATAGAAAGACTTTGATTTCCAGCCCTCTGAGGAGTGAGACTACTGAGCCTGTACTATGTGTCTAGACAAATTCATAACCACAGGTAACATGCTGTACCATCAGCAAGCACTACcctgaaatgttttattatgGACCGTTATGTATATTACCTAAAAACACCCCAACATAAAAGTTTTATGTAATGTAATTAATGTAAGCAATCACATTTCAAATAAGTTTGTGAaaagcactattttttttttttggctgttccTGCAAAGTAATGCATAAAAATCCATCTATGACACGTAACAGATGCAGTTAGGTTTTTAAGTAAGAGCACTATGTctttgtgtttccttttcttaaacAATATAGTTACATAATGTAGTTACTTCGAACGTTAAACcatatttaaatggaaaaaacacCGACTTTCTCAAGACATAGTGTACATATGTATGGCACCATGGAGTTTAAATTTCttccaagtgaaaaaataacagaagaggCTGtgaaaaagggaacaaagagCAGAACAGCTTGCCTTAGTGGGGAGGGGCTGTATAGCAAGTTGAGATTCTGTCTGCAGGTGCATACGTTGATTGAAGGACTTCTGAACAAAGTAATTTGTTACATGTATCAGAACTGGAGCATCCCATTGCTCTGTAGTCATCTAGGAAAAGTCAAAAAAGATTGAGTGCTCTAGTTAATTGAATGTGTGCTTCCAATAATATTTTGGGTAAATAGGTATATTCGTGTATATAGTGTAGGattctttctctgaaaattcACAAAGTTACCTTATCTAAAATAGTTTTTATACACTCAGTTGCTTAGCATCATTGAATAAAAATGCTAAATGCTTACTAACGTGCTATTTTCAGCTGACAGAAAATCCTCCACTACATTGTGGACTCTGGTATCTCATCTGTTTTTAGCTGAAGCAAGATAccgctcttttttttttcctttctttttttattatatgtGCATTTGATATTAGTGTTCATGTTTATTAATGACATTAGCTTTAACAAAGCTTTGCCTCggttgctttttttcttaataatgaaACTTATGGCCTTGAGGTTCTGAAATATGTGTTCTAAGTTTTATTTAGAATCAGGTTGTGGTTTTCAATCCATCATTAACAAGTAACATAGATAAATTACCATGGTATTGTAAATTTTTTAAGTGTTACAACTTTCCTGTGTACTAAGCAAGTAATTCCCCACCAGAGGGCAGTGGAAGCGTGAAAGGCGGAGGTGGTGGAAATGCCAGAGAGATAAAGATTAAGAAAAccaagaagaaaggaagaaaggatgCTGACAGTGATGAAGAGTCACAAGGGACTGCCTCAGGTTTGTCAGTGTATTTTAGGCACTATCTATTCCTATCTATTCAACATGGTTTtactactttcttttttttctacatgTCTGTTCTTCCCCCACTGTTTAGATAAGGTCAGCTAAAATGTCAAGAAAATGCGAACACTATGTAGTTAAAATTGTATCTATGTGTCTGATGTTGCTATTTAAATGAAATGAACATTAAATGTTGATTGAACAGTATAACTtagtgtttaaaaaagaaacttaaGGAAATAATaccattttatattttttttaattttatgtagGAAATGCTgtagattttggggtgaattttgcaCTTGATTTTGTAACACCTACTGCATATTGTGTGATAAATTAATGGCCTAAATTAACAAATCATAGtaatcaaacattttttttctttataggAATAAAATATACAGTCAAAAGTAATGTCTTGATCCTTATTGATGCCTATTTCCCTACCTTCACTATTAAAAGGAGCATGAATGGCTTCCTAAGTAAAAGCCAGCATTGTTAGATTTAGGGCTTCCATTCCAGATTTTCAATACTGACTGAAAAATACTTCGAAGCATGATATTTGACATGTGAAATACAGTAGTAGTAATTTTGTTTGATACTGCTCTGTCAGAGTACTGTAATTCATAtataaattgaattatttttcaggaCTACTGAGTTACTGAGTCAAGCAATGTTCAGTCACTTTTGGTTTTTGGTGTAGGCTTCCTGTTTTGCCCTTACCGCTGCTTGTATTGCTATATTATAATCAATAGCTTGAACCATGATCTCAAGGTAAACTTAGATGAAACCATTGAAATGTACATAAGATCCTTTCTAAAACCTGATTTAACCTCCCATTTCACTTGTTTATAAACGTTATATGTCTGTAactgctgtggcacagcaaGGAAAATCACTAATCTCCTTGCTTATACATACAATAAGCCTGTTTTAAGTGCATCTGGAACTCTGGAACATGTCCTTTTCTGGTTCTCTGTCATCATTCTGATCTGATTCTTATATGTAACAATTCTACAGTGCGCAGGAAAAGTTCATGTTTTGTGCAAAACCTAAATACAGATGCACTAGTAAGATGTAAGTTGCTCTTCTTACTGAGACGCCTTTTCTGGTTTAATTTATCATGTTTCAGATTTTATACTGTAACCTCAATAACTGTGTTTCATGGCTGTGTACCTTACTAAatggagtttaaaaaaataaaaacaatagcGTTGTGAAATCCTTCAAGTAAGAACACTCTATTCAGTTTTGGCACTTTTAGTTCTACTTGGTCTTGGTGGCATTATGGTTTCAAGACTAATGGGCtaagcagactgaaaaaaagtATCACCAAAAATGCGTATCCTTATACACTACTTCAGTTGTCTATTACAGAAACTTCTAAGTGATCAAAAGAGGATTTGTCAGGTTTTCATGTGTGCAAAATTCAACTGTCATATATAATCATCCCAGTTTTTCCAGTGTTGAAAAGCATTTCTTCTATGGTGTTTGGACTTTGAGGCTTTCCAGTGTCTCGTGCCAGAGTAATTGCAGCAATACTAAATGGAATATTTTCTCAGTAAGTGTTGTTTATGGCCACTACAGGTAGAAGTAAGAAGCTGGAGTTCTCTTTCATGTCACAAGAGGAAATTGAGGATGTTTTAAAGACCCGCATGCAGGATTGCCCTGAAGAGCTTATTACAGAAATTGCTGAACATCTAAGAAGGTAATTTCAATAATTTAGCTGGAGTTAGAAATTTTGAGATTCGCTTCAGATGAATCTACACTTCAGTCTGTTTTCTTGCTTAGAAAAGAGGGCCTTGTTGATAGATGTGAACCACAATATTCTTTTTCTGTACAGCTCCATGTTACGCATCTGATGTATTAGAAAGCTGTGCTAACACAGAATGTGCTTCTGCTTAGCAGCACATGGTCCTGCAAGCTCATTTTCAGCTTCATGGGTGTATTTCCACCCCCTTACACTGATCCATGCTGAGGTTTCACCTGTCCCATCTTCTGGACAGCCTTTGGTATATGTTCATGTTTCCTGGCATCTGTGTTTCTACTGGTACCCATGAGAACTGAGTACTAAGTTATGTCAGCAAGCTGAGCTATGCAAAAATGAATAACTTCTTCTAAAAGATGTTCCATACCAGAGAGAATGTGAATATATATGTTCAGAGCAAAAGGAACATATATTCTGTATACGTACAGCCATCTGTAATAGCCAAGCTTAAATAAACCTGGATTGCCATAGTAACTGCATCTTTAGAAATTTGTCCAGAGGCCCCTGAAAGTTTGTGAATAGCATTGCTTCAGGAAATCCTTTTATCTTTCACCTTATTTCTACTGCGGAGTTGTGAAGAGTTAAAACCTTGGCATACATTTGCATACCATACACACTATAACATTACAGCATCTGCCATtaagtatattttaatttcctcGTAAGggttttttctgattttcataatttgctttttgtttatCTCACCATTCTGTAGCATTCATGTCCCCGTCATTTACTATTAAATGAGGTTGTTTTCTCCGTGTCTGATATATTTAGGAAAACTTTCAGACTTTGCTCAGtgttttcccctttcttctttcctgttttAAGACCATTGACAAAAACTTACCAGGAAGTTGTGCGTTCCGTTTTTACATCTTCAACATCTTCCTCTGGAGCCAACAGAAGACAGGCTATGAAGGACTTGCAGGAGGAATTCTCAAACCTGTACAACAACATTCGGTTATTTGAAAAGGGAGCAAAGCATTTCACAGGTACAAAATACATACTTTGAAAAATGATTATGCTCCTTCAAGGATGTTAAATTTATTCCAGAATCTACATTAAAACTCATACAGGAGCaagaatttaaaaaggaaagtcTATAAAGAAAAAACTAGAGATGTGTTTAGTATGCCTTGTACTGCCTTTATGCTGAAGTGCATAGCTTTGCACAGTAATTGAAGTGCATTCTCTTTATTTCAAATCCATATTCTATTCTATCTTATGGCAAGGTAACTGTGTTCTTGTCTTTCCTTCCCAAGTGTTTACATTCCTTCCAATTTTCACTGtccagatggaaaaaaaagaaaaatattagtgtcatggtttgacccTGGCACAATGCTAGCGCCCCTATGAAAATGTAACTTATCAATTGAATGTtgtgaaatgcgattgagaaTATAGTAAAGTAGGCTAAACTTAATAACAAGAGAGAAATTTTATTACACTAGTACTACTcttactataaaagaaaaaaggaagaaaaaaaaccacacaaaattcaaaatgaaaattttttaaaacattcttcCTCCTACCACTCAACTCTAACAAACTACAGCGAGATATATTTGGGcttttaatcaagttttcacccttctatataatcaatactgagtctattaggggagagaggagtttcccttgcaccatagacccccaggaaacacagctgccccctcttgtgtttccatgtcacacgtggcactgcccagacacaccggccagtgtgacactctcctcacagtgctctcaccaccgtgcatggacagagactgcttatagggcccctttaaggatgctttgccaaggcccaacaggaacaacagcccagtgtctcattttgggactacagtcccccacattttcccctggggctgagggtttAAGAACAGAGGTTGTCTTCTCTTCTTtaaagacagagggcatcatcACCCCCTCCtcaacttttctctgttcattcttGAACTTGTAGTTACTGAAGGAATCTCTTAGCTCACTATTGCATctccctaaaatgcagtctctcttaGAAGAAAGATTAGTTTAATCTATAGCTTATAAGAAAAGTCCAGCCGAAAGCCATTCTATCATCGCCTTCCAActttctttccctaacatctgaGGTCCTAGgctgtcccttttccctccaAATTGAAGAGGAGTAATATTTtacaaagccttcatttcccaggaaagggttaaaattcccagacTCCCCGGATAGACAGCTAAAATCTCAGCCCAAGACtccatctcccatctcccacacTGGGCATCTTTCCcccccttctctttctcctctacCAGCAAAATTCCAGGTGTCTGTAagctctctatctcttttccctctcagTTGAGAAAGAGGAACAAAGACCTCTCAGacgttctccacccttccgtccgcaggagctggcccagctcggttcccgATCCTTCATCCCCTGGCCTACCTCCCCAGGCCACATAAGTcctctcccccacccagctcgtggctgggcaggggagatcTGCACCCTCTGCTGACCGGAACCAGAGAGAGCAAGTCTTCCTGAGAATTCTgtttttaacccctctgtgttctcagaggcgtatctaccttcaattggtcaccccaagtgtcagtatccgAACCTGACCCCTGACTAGATTGACctctttcttctgaaaaaattctttttccttgtcaaaccacaacaattAGTAAGCTCATTTTATTCTGTCAGCTGCGCCACTAATGAAAAAATTGAATACCACCTGATTCTAAGAAGCTGCTGTTTATACCTCATTGGTTTGATACtgaaaggagctgctgcttgaGGATAGTCTGTCAGATTTGTTTTGCAGGGGGTTATTTTGTAAGGTGTGACAGAAAAGTTAGCATTAGGAAAATACTGTAGACATTCCCAAGATTCTCTGCTGTATTCAACTTTCTCCTGGAATTTTCCCTGTGGAAATCTTCTAGCAGAAGGAAACACTAGCAAATCAACCtgattttcctgtattttggAATTTATAGAATTATTTCCCATTAGCTTTTGTTCTTGGACCTGTATTCTATagcctctttttttcccaaattctaGTATTTCAGTCTTAAAGCCCCGTGGCTCTTCTTCTATTTAACTGCTTCTCCTGTAGAATTTTTGTTTATATACTCTTGACTTGATCAATAGCAGTGGTTCAGGAGGATTGTAGAGGGTTGTTTACTGCTTATACAGATACATCTTTGAAATACTAGCAATGcattaaaatgttctttcagACCTGAAAGCTTTTTCACAGACATTTTTCACTGAACAACATTGCATAAGAATGTCACAGCACATGAGGGATGTTGTCTTCATGTATCCAGATAACTTTCTCATAGTTTTCATGGTTGATAGAGTCCACGGGTTGGAAGGCACTGTGATGACATCATAGGAATCAGATAACTATAATAAGTTACTTTAATCACTTATTTGTTTTAACAGATGATACTCAGACTAACCTTGCCAAACACCTGTTGAAGACTCTGTGTACAGACATTACAAATCTGGTTTTCAACTTCTTGGCATCTGAGTCAATGATGACAACAGAAAATTACTCTACAATCACAAGTGAGGTACAGAAATAATAGTTGTTTTCTAACGGTCTCAAGTAGATCAGTGATGTTTGTTCAATAAGTAATTGCTTCACTTGAAATATGCCGGCATCTAAAAAGATTATTAGTATTACAGATTATTTCCCTTCTTGTTCCATACAGGGCAGAATCAAGATTTTAGGTAAACTGCCAGAAGATACCAAAGGTCCTTTAACTAAACTGCATACTTCTCTGAATGGCAAGGTAAAAATCAAGTTCAGATTTTCTGGTTTGCTGATATAATGCTAATAAATAGCTGACACACATAGAGTAGTACATAACCACTGCTGCTGTGAAGGTTGAAGGTAAAATAATCTTTTGTATTTGTGTAAGGCAGCGAGAGAAAGTGTGTTTTTGTATCTGTGAATTTTCAGAGATGAAAAGATGATCTTACATTTTGATATTGATAGTCACCTTCGGCTCCTTGCTGCCATATGAAATTCAGTGTGCCTTTCATGGGCAGGTGAGAAGAGTGAAAACTGAGCAAGACTCTCCAGTAGCTGACGTTTCTTGTATTTTGTTCCCAGAGTTCTTGCTTGTTCTCCCATGTATTTCTTAACTAGTAAAATtatggatattaaaaaaaaaaaaacaactcagaaGTTCAGATTATGGCAGTGTAGGCACAAGGAGagttatttattcttttatgcAAAAGGCCATACTGAGgtgtttcttaaaaaatatatctgtaaATAATTGTAGAACCTgtattcctttttaattttatttacaagaCAAATTAATTACAGTGTGAGTTAGTATTTAAGTATATGAACTTTTGTAAGATGAACAAAGATAATTTCTAGTAAATACatgttactttattttcttctatagTTTATTTCAAGTGTATTCAGTCATCTTTTGTGTGATTAATTGTGAAGAATAGTTAAACTTTTTTATAGTTGCAAACACAGattaaatatttctaatatttttaatagagtATAGAAGATTTTCTTTCGTGCCTTGACTCTGCAGTGGATATTTGTGGTGTTATGGTgaaaaaaggagacaaaaagaaggaaaggtaacttattttttttttattttatgaaatgtGGCTATAGTGCTGCACAAACATGGGATGGTTAGTATGGGAGCAGTCATACTCAGTGAGTAAGAGGCAGTCCTTCTTTCCAAACTGCGTAACTGAAAAATAGAAAGTCAAGCAGTTTTAGATCCatgggagaaggagaagaggagaatTCAGATTTAGCTAATTTTGTTGGCTCACTATTTTTCTGTAATATAAATTCCCTAGGGGTCTTTCAAAATCTGAGCTATGGCAGTGatagtttttttggggtttttttttttgaggtttttttgttttggttgtttttgttgtttttttttcttttcaattaacGTTTTGGAATTCCACATAAATAAATGGTCAgttgagaaaattaaaattaatttatgctAAATAAGTTTTAGCATCTATGTTCAACTACTGTAtgataaaatcatagaatcatatttttgtttaatatattCTTGTTCCTTAGGCAAGTTCTGTTTCAGCACAGACAAGCTCTGATTGAACAGCTCAAAGTCACAGAAGATCCAGCTCTTGTTCTACACCTGACATCAGTATtgttatttcagttttcaaCTCATTGCATGCTTCATGCACCAGGAAGATCAGTACCACAGATCATTAACTTCCTAAGTGGCAAGATCCCAGAGGTATTAATTTCTAACTTTTTAAGGGGAAATTACCTTTTTTCTATGACAGAGCATGAAAGTTGTGCCTTACATTGTTTTTGTTGCATAAATCTGACACTGTTGGATTTCATGCCTAAACATTACTTTATGTGCAGAATATACAATTCCTCTGATCTGTACTCATTGCAAATCAACCTCTTCAGAGATCTGTCATcgaatttttttataaaattaaaaatcaatctGTTATTAGGCCTTAGACCTGTCTTATGGTTCAGTCATTCTTGGGGAATGTTATAAATCTTACAACTGAGCATTTTTACACCTTTCCTCTGAGCTAGAGCAtggttgctttttaaaattttcctaatCCAGTTTTAAAGAAAGATGTACCTCTTCAAGAGCAAATACATtgaaattctgtatttcataCTGCTGAAACTGATGATGTTTACTAGCTGCATTGCTTTCATGCTTCAGTGGTTTATTGTCCTGTTTTTGCAGCACTTGTATGCACTTTCAGTTTTCTGCCTCTTTGAATGTCTCTTGGACTTTAGGTTGTCAAATACTTaattagaaatatatttctgtatCATTAACTCTTTGCCCAGTATGGgagaatgctttttaaaaaattacatctttAATTATAGGTCTGTCTACCTTTCTGTAACATTGACATCCCCTGGGTTTGTTCTCATTTTTTGCCCTCAGGATCAGTATTCGCTGATAGTCAAATACCATGGATTAGTGGTGAAACAATTGACCAGCCAGACTAAGAAAACTGAACACGGAGAGAGTGACACAAAAGATAAcatggaagaggagg
This genomic window contains:
- the UFL1 gene encoding E3 UFM1-protein ligase 1 isoform X2 produces the protein MARSMSLQHRLVRRFVMSFMFVMVINVDLLHIENRANDIVKSEKGIQLVLGQLINESYLDQLAEEINDKLQETGQVTISELCKAYDLPGDFLIQALSRRLGRIIHGQLDQENSGVIFTEAFVSRHRARVRGLFTAITRPTPVSSLITRYGFQEHLLYSLLEELVNAGRLKGTVVGGRQDKAVFVPDIYSRTQNKWVDSFFKQNGYLEFDALSRLGIPDPAGYIKKRYKSAQLLFLRAACVGQEIVDQVEASVEEAISSGNWIDVATLLPTSLSVEDVGILLQQVMRSLNKSSSGLVFNDTIAVSEKFLSSCADLFSDLMQQKAEKEIKNNPVNLITEEDLKQASCLENSYANKKDKKDERRKKATEGSGSVKGGGGGNAREIKIKKTKKKGRKDADSDEESQGTASGRSKKLEFSFMSQEEIEDVLKTRMQDCPEELITEIAEHLRRPLTKTYQEVVRSVFTSSTSSSGANRRQAMKDLQEEFSNLYNNIRLFEKGAKHFTDDTQTNLAKHLLKTLCTDITNLVFNFLASESMMTTENYSTITSEGRIKILGKLPEDTKGPLTKLHTSLNGKSIEDFLSCLDSAVDICGVMVKKGDKKKERQVLFQHRQALIEQLKVTEDPALVLHLTSVLLFQFSTHCMLHAPGRSVPQIINFLSGKIPEDQYSLIVKYHGLVVKQLTSQTKKTEHGESDTKDNMEEEEGAENIQKELQELTTSIKDLVLRPRKFSVTEE